In the Calonectris borealis chromosome 11, bCalBor7.hap1.2, whole genome shotgun sequence genome, one interval contains:
- the COX5A gene encoding cytochrome c oxidase subunit 5A, mitochondrial isoform X2, with product MLAAAALLRRCAVSGLRAAVRRPAGPAAVLHARCYSHGSQESDEEFDARWVTYFNKPDIDAWELRKGINTLVGYDLVPEPKIIDAALRACRRLNDFASAVRILEVVKDKAGPHKEIYPYVIQELRPTLSELGISTPEELGLDKA from the exons ATGctggccgccgccgcgctcctccGCCGCTGCGCCGTCTCCGGCCTCCGCGCGGCCGTCCGCCGTCCCGCCGGCCCCGCAG CTGTACTGCATGCCCGCTGCTACTCTCATGGGTCACAAGAATCAGATGAAGAATTTGATGCTCGCTGGGTGACGTATTTCAACAAGCCAGATATTGATGCCTGGGAGCTCAGGAAAG GCATAAACACCCTTGTGGGTTATGACCTGGTTCCGGAACCAAAAATCATCGACGCAGCTCTGAGGGCATGCAGACGGTTAAATGACTTTGCCAGTGCTGTCCGCATCTTAGAAGTTGTAAAG GACAAGGCAGGACCTCACAAGGAAATCTATCCTTACGTTATCCAGGAACTTAGACCAACTTTGAGTGAACTGGGAATCTCCACTCCAGAGGAACTGGGTCTGGACAAAGCATAA
- the COX5A gene encoding cytochrome c oxidase subunit 5A, mitochondrial isoform X1: MHCVCDGDLDGLHVKREAPGWLLRPFCFARVAGRVCSPVNASSPVYRCKSVLHARCYSHGSQESDEEFDARWVTYFNKPDIDAWELRKGINTLVGYDLVPEPKIIDAALRACRRLNDFASAVRILEVVKDKAGPHKEIYPYVIQELRPTLSELGISTPEELGLDKA, from the exons ATGCATTGTGTGTGTGACGGTGACCTTGATGGACTCCACGTGAAACGCGAGGCACCCGGCTGGCTCCTGCGGCCCTTCTGCTTTGCCAGGGTGGCTGGCAGAGTCTGCTCTCCAGTAAATGCTTCCAGTCCAGTATACAGATGTAAAT CTGTACTGCATGCCCGCTGCTACTCTCATGGGTCACAAGAATCAGATGAAGAATTTGATGCTCGCTGGGTGACGTATTTCAACAAGCCAGATATTGATGCCTGGGAGCTCAGGAAAG GCATAAACACCCTTGTGGGTTATGACCTGGTTCCGGAACCAAAAATCATCGACGCAGCTCTGAGGGCATGCAGACGGTTAAATGACTTTGCCAGTGCTGTCCGCATCTTAGAAGTTGTAAAG GACAAGGCAGGACCTCACAAGGAAATCTATCCTTACGTTATCCAGGAACTTAGACCAACTTTGAGTGAACTGGGAATCTCCACTCCAGAGGAACTGGGTCTGGACAAAGCATAA
- the RPP25 gene encoding ribonuclease P protein subunit p25 yields MATEGGEAKPITQSGMENFRKVRTSEEESPLPFPDLPPDVVEMKVKEGSKIRNLMNFAMAQMELKGSRQIVFSGCGRAVTKTITCVEIMKRKLGGLHQVTKVRYKTLLEVWENQDPLPGSPAQNLTVHKNVPSICILLSRDPLDPNQTGYQPPEPRHALGTQLGETGEDTSSSSTKGLKRPLPPPREELLTKKLQVQVPDSPRGSGTTDRQPDHHH; encoded by the coding sequence ATGGCTACCGAAGGAGGGGAAGCCAAGCCCATCACCCAGTCCGGGATGGAGAACTTCCGAAAGGTGAGGACCTCGGAGGAGGAGAGCCCCTTGCCCTTCCCCGACCTGCCCCCAGATGTGGTGGAGATGAAAGTGAAGGAGGGCAGCAAGATCAGGAACCTGATGAACTTCGCCATGGCCCAGATGGAGCTGAAGGGCAGCCGGCAGATCGTCTTCAGCGGTTGCGGCAGGGCGGTCACCAAGACCATCACCTGCGTGGAGATCATGAAACGGAAGCTGGGAGGTCTTCACCAGGTCACCAAGGTGCGCTACAAAACCTTGCTGGAGGTCTGGGAGAACCAGGACCCACTGCCTGGCAGCCCAGCGCAGAACCTGACCGTCCACAAGAACGTCCCCTCCATCTGCATCCTCCTCTCCCGAGACCCCCTGGATCCCAACCAGACGGGCTACCAGCCCCCGGAGCCCCGGCATGCGCTGGGGACGCAGCTCGGTGAGACAGGAGAAGACACATCCAGCTCCTCCACCAAGGGGCTGAAGCGGCCCCTGCCACCTCCCCGTGAGGAGCTGCTGACCAAGAAGCTGCAGGTACAGGTACCCGACAGTCCCAGGGGCTCGGGGACCACGGACCGCCAGCCGGACCACCACCACTGA